One Salvia miltiorrhiza cultivar Shanhuang (shh) chromosome 6, IMPLAD_Smil_shh, whole genome shotgun sequence genomic window, ctcgtcttgtaggaattggttcaCAGGACGGTACTACAGCTTAAGATCACCTCTCTTCCATACCGAGGATCAGGTGGgctttactttcatatatatcaaatgagtttaaatgttacattcaagcaagttatttcatgacaaaatctttgagttaaagttatttcaagtattgtcttgccataaaatgtttcaatttcagtatgatatctatctgatgtggctttgccaattatgtaatcgaattcgggtcctgagcagttgatagctatcctgccagggctagtgtacaccagtgaccgtgagccatctagcgggttggccggtcaagtgaccgtgagaggtggccacctctccggcacacagttccagatatgatagattacaaaagaacttagtctgatcagacgaactttaagaatcacaaatgaatttagtaagcttgggcttcTTTAGCTAAAattcccttgctgtactgtttatgatggcatgacaatttacagttttgaagcatgtattttatacttaggcatacgtgcccactgagtgctcttgtactcagccctgcatatatttctaaatgtgcaggttgagcagtggctgatgaagatgaagtgacgagtggagcttttgtcataagttgATTGAataaactcttggatacatgtcttcatacatgtagtCAGATtattatttccgctgcgtattcttAAGTAATAAGCCTCTTGATTTAAGTTCGGattcatccgaacttactagttatttgaatcTTTGTAGCTAAACATAAGTTATTTTATAAATGCCCCTTCACTGTCAATGATTAAGTTCGAtccttcattaattatttttacccctttctatccccgcttctaattTCCCTCCCTtggtcacggtttcccggcttggttatccttaattaagtccggtcgtgacagacaagtattttcttatattttccCATTAATTTCATTTTAGTTGAGTTTCTTTGCCGCTTGAGTTTTAGGAGAATTCTCACtgatcccttgggagacgattttgcttgctactgtctgcgcagtgtgggcataccggctgactgccggatatttttggtgtaaaacgacgcatcAAAGTTATATATGTTTATGCATGTTTGTATTTTCGgcatgtgcccactgagtatttttatactcagccttgcatgtatttctaaatgtgcaggttgagcaggcgatggaatggatttGTGTTGAGCGGATTCTCTTTTGATGATTaagtaatgaaaccttgagtatgcatcttcatatgtataactcacacgtatttccacTGCAACACTCTAATTTTCGTTATTGCTTCTATATGAACTTAATACTATTTTATTTCGGATGATGTCACGTGGGTCTAGTCTTTGATATGAACGTTTGTAATTTCCCAAGCAGTCATATATATTAGTAATTGCTTTAAATGattgttttttttcttaaagTGTTTAAGTCACAAATaaatttcctttctttttcgcTTCTTAATTCCCaccccgagtcataaccccggttaatcCGTACTTAGGTATAGTGGGTTGTGACATTCACTCACATCAGTCAGAGTTTTATGTTGCGGCTGGGTTGATTGATTATTACCTCTGATTCACTGGGCTTTCAGTTATTCCGTCGGAGATATTTGGATTCCTGTTTTCGCCACAAATCCCCTTGGTTTACTTCCTCTATCTGGCTAGGCAATATGGATTCTGTTAGCTCTTTGATCTCAGACACTTTCTATTCTTTTCTAGATTGACAACTGACTTGGTTATAGGCTCATTGACAGGATTGAGATTCCCAGCGCTGTCCATCCGCATCTTCAACAGCCGATctctaattatttttatgatagtTCCTGGTATTTCACTTTGGATTTTCTGGTGGCTTTTCCTGAGATTACTTTTGACATTAATTGTTTCGACCCCTATCTCTGGGGTCGATGATCGTCGTGCTTGGACTCATTCTCACTTTGGAGAGGTTACTTCGTCTTAGCCATGGATCATATTCATCCTAGCTTTCCCACCGTGGACTGGGGAAAGTGGATTTGGCCGTCTTTCATCCCGGTTCGTCGCTCTATTGTTACTTGGCGCATTATTTTGGGCCGTCTCCCGACAGCTAGCCTTTTGCGCCGCCAGGGCTTCCAGGGTCCGGGGTGGTGCCCGCTCTATAGGACAGCCGAAAAGTACAATGTTCATCTTTTTTGGGAGTGTTCGATTGCCAAGCAGGTCTGGAGTTCTCTTTTTGCTTGGTTTCACTTTGATGGTTCCTCTATTTCGGATGTGGGCAGCTTTATTTCCTGGGCTATGTGTGTTACTGCCAGTAGGCAAGTCGCGAACCTTTGGCCGGTCGGTGTCATGTCCATTGTTTGGGGTATTTGGAACCATCGGAATAAGGCGGTGTTTGATGATGCTTCTATTTCTGCCACCACTTTGACTGTCCAGGTCAAGGCTTTCATTCTTGAGGCTTCTCGTTTCAATCTTAGCGAGATGACTAACTCGGTTGAGGAGTTGCCGGTTCTTCATGGTCTTGGGGTGCCGGGCAAACCCCGTCGTCCTACCTCTTATGTTTATGTCTTTTGGCTACCTCCTCCGTATCCTTGGCGAAAGATCAACATTAATGGGTCTGTCCATGGTTCGCCGCTCTGTATTCACGCAGGTGACATCATTCGTGACTCCAGCACTGTGATTGGGTGCTTCCATTTTGCTGCTGGTAGAGACTGGGCTTTCAAGGCAGAGCTTTTGGCTCTGATTATTGCCTTGGAGCAGGTGGTGGTCCAAGGTTGGGATTACATTTGGATTGAGATAGACTATACTTATTTGGTGGATCTCTTATGTTCTTGCTCATATTCGGTTCCTTGGCGGTTCTTCAATAGGTGGCGGAAGATTCTTCAGGATATTACTGACTTGCATATTATCATTACTCATATCTATAGAGAAGAGAACCACGTTGCTGACTTCCTTGCTTCTTCTGTGGTGGATGAGGGTTATTGGCCTTTTGCTATTCTGTATATTCTGCAGCTGGTGCGAGATGACAATTGTTCTCTTCCCTATGTCCGGATCGTTCAGTAGTTTGTCTTTGGTGGGTGTTGGTGCGGAGCGCTAGTTTGGAAGTTTTTCAGGGTTCTGGTGTGCTGGTCTCTGCTCCTTCCATGTGATCTCCTTTGGGTTGCTCTCTTTAGTTTCTGCTGCTTTACCAGCATTTCTATCTCTCTCTGTTTTTGGTTcttgtttatgttttttatGTTTTCTGTCTCTGGCTGGTAAGCCGGGCTTCCTAGGGGAGATGGTTTGGTCGGAGTCTCTGAGGTTGTCCCATTTCCGCTTACCGCCGGTGTTTCCTATTGTCTCTCTAGacgggcactctttttcctATTTAAGGGTTTTCCCTTTGGATTTACCttaaagaggttttaatgaggctcgacccttagtttGCGCTTGTGCTCTTAAGGGTTTTGGATCTTTTTGTtcagtttttttgtttttctcaataaaatttatatttcagtAGTTACAAGCATATAATTTcatacaaaaatgcataactttgaacagaaaaatgcattacatttttacaaattatgtattttcacTACCTCACCCCACACCACGCCCCCCAAGccattttgtttttaaaattttacaaattctagtattttcgccacccccaccccccacccccaagcaaaaaaatttatttgttttattttttcacaaaactaTTTTGTTGACCGCTGATCCACCGCCCACCACGCCCTcaagctatttttttttctttcatatttgtgaaaaaatcaaatttgttaaaaaaataaaaaaataataattttttttggggggtagGGGGGGTGCAGTGGTAAAAAAGTagatttgtgaaaaaaaaaattggcttgggggtggggggcAGAGGTCAAAAAATcatatttgttaaaaaataaaaaataactttttttttgcttggggggggggggggggttgggggTGGTGCAGGGTGGGGTGAGGAAAATAACAGATTTGTAAAATGAAatgtattttttgtataatttaatgcatttttttttgtgaaactttatgcatttttgtgtgattttatatgcatgtgaaacatgtcTATTGGTTTTTTTTGGGAGGGGGGGTGGGATAGGGGATGGTGGTGGGGAGGGCTTGGGGGATGGTAtagggtggggtggcgaaaataccaaattgttaaaatgaaatgcatttttctgttcaacgttatgcattttttgtgtaaaagctttatgcatttttatgtgatatTAGAAGCATGTAAAATAtgtctattttgagaaaatctaaaaaattattatttttattttatttttaattttgaaaaatatattctGATTTTACCCATctgcagattttgccttgaaatgtcttggaagttccttgccacgtgtcacaatctTAATGCGCCACATGTCACAATTGTGTGGTCAAGATTGGGTACTACGATACTACATTAAGACATGGTACTATATGATcctatataaaaaagaaaataagtcATTATTTATAAAATGGATGAAGCATTGACGAGGAGTAAATACGCATCAGCGTAGTTACCCTTCTATACTTCCATTTTATATACCGATTAAACATTCCCTATTGTGCAGAACCAAGAAGGGC contains:
- the LOC130990779 gene encoding uncharacterized protein LOC130990779, with amino-acid sequence MSIVWGIWNHRNKAVFDDASISATTLTVQVKAFILEASRFNLSEMTNSVEELPVLHGLGVPGKPRRPTSYVYVFWLPPPYPWRKININGSVHGSPLCIHAGDIIRDSSTVIGCFHFAAGRDWAFKAELLALIIALEQVVVQGWDYIWIEIDYTYLVDLLCSCSYSVPWRFFNRWRKILQDITDLHIIITHIYREENHVADFLASSVVDEGYWPFAILYILQLVRDDNCSLPYVRIVQ